The Mercurialis annua linkage group LG7, ddMerAnnu1.2, whole genome shotgun sequence genome includes the window TTCTTACTGTTTGTTAGTATTGTCGTCTTACTATTGCGTAATTGGGTGGCAGATTTGGTTACTTCAGTTCATGAGAGTTGGTTTTCTGCGAGATGTATTAATACATCAAATCCTTCTGGAGAAGGTGCTATTGTCATGCAGACAGCTGCATGTCTCATGGTTGCACAGTAAGACCTTCTTGTTCTTGTGATTACATGTTGAATTCTAAGAGTAAAGATCTGTAGATTTTAGCGAGTTAGAGGATGTGATGTGCTGACACAATTAAATTGTCGTGTTTACGTGGCATTGGCAGGTATGATGGTTCGATTGCTGCAGCCTCGCGAGCTATGGTGGCTGTTGATCAGTTTGCATGGCATCTAAGCCGTAGAAACCTTTAACTTAGGTATTTTCTTTTCTACAAGTTGTTTCAGTCCAATTAGTACAAAAGCAGTTAGCTCCTTCttcttctatttttatttttacgtttagtttttagttagtgtaaatattttaccGTATCCATGGCAGGCACTCATTATTTTGGATTCAGCTAATTATGTTCGAAAGAGGCCGATGATGGTCATCTGTTTACCACAAGTTCTCGAGTTACGACCGAGTTGTTCAATTTCTTACAAAGATTATCATGGAATGCTTTGTTAGTTAATTCTTTAAAAGATTAGCATGagcagttttaaatttttagttattgCAACTTTTCAGTGTTGCGCTTTGCGGAGACAGGTATTTACATGACCATGCATGCAGTAGAAACTTAATAGTGATGCCATATTCTTGGCAAAATGCGTATTTAGATCCATGCACTGCCATATTCTTTTGAGTTGGATCTATCGACAATAATTTGTATACATTTAGTCCTTGTAGTTTTAATCTTGTAGATATTTGGTCCTTCTGtcataaaaaaatactataataaTTGCGTCAAGTCAAACCAAAAATGAAATCTAATTGAGATATTGCTTGCAACAAAGATTAAAGTACAGGGActcaagtttttttaaaaacaaaatatgaaagaatgaataaattttttattctaattgtCCTAGCGGTGTGTGGAATATACgtattttattttcatgatTTAAGAAGTTATTGTCTATTTATCTATAACtatctaattaaaatatttataaaattaagtacaagtctaattctaataatttttttttaaaagtctaTCAATTAATTAGTTAGTATAATTTCATCAGAATTATGATTCATAAGAGATATATTCGAATCATATAGAAAGattcaaattgaaatatatcTCTAAGTGATTGTATAAAATGCAAATACTGCTATtcatctatctatatctatctatctatctatctatctatactatatataaaagcacggatggggggggggggggacaggcaaatttactgaataatcctttttagtttactactaaataaaggttttatagtcattaactaattagttatttaattaatcactattgtaattaaagatctaattagaataggtagctaaattatctccaatttaatttttaatatgtaaaaaataactaaattgtctccaaattagtagtaatacttatcttttaatttgattgaactacaaaattaaaatattatatttggtcaatatattattatttaaatttatatcttattatttttaaagatattattaatgaaattaaattaattatttaattatggttattataaaaccaaaagaagaataaattcagtatggaaaaaaatttaataaccaaatatattatatttacttttacaaaaattcttaactaatttaatattaattataaataaaaaaattgatataattattataaatttactaatatattcattgagaagttacgttacgagccacgtgcatagcacgtgaTGCGAAACTAGTTcatataaatatagatatataatatataatatatatatatatatatatatatactaataaTATTAAGTAGGAGTGTCAATCCGCATGAGAGTCTATACGTGTGTTATTTTCAAGTCTATTCTTTTCCTTAGTGATGATTCCGTAAGATTCACACTTCACCATTGCGAAGAATACAATTTCTATatgtttagcatatgctatctACGCAATATGCCACTCAAAGTAAAACTTCAATCACCGTGCCCTTTAATATTCTAGAGTTGGGCCAAGCAAAGTTACATATTTTTAGTACGGTTTTATTTCTGTTTGGATTCAAAATCCTTTGTGTCAAACATGTCATCCCTACTTTTGGATTCCTTAATCAATTAGTTACTTCAGGATGAATAGTACTTAGAAACAATTACATCTTATAACtcagttttataaaattatgcaTTAGGGActcaaaaataaacaaaaaagcaTATTTATCTCAAttcgttttaaaagtttttatttatacttcaaaatatttttaacccTATTTTACCCCTTATCAAGAGTTAATGAACAAGGTACTAGGTGGCGGTTGGACCAAAAATAGACTGACCGGTTGGGGATAGTCTGATCGGCCGAAGGATGGCGGTTAACGCTGGTCAACACCTAGTCAACGGCGATGGtcagattttaaaagaattaagtaaaacataatttttctcTCAGTGGGATTCAAACCCAAGATTTTTCACTCTTTGGCCATATGTCTAACGACAGAGGCAAAACTTGATTATTGTCTTTATTTACTATTTATTACATATACGTGTActctttaataataattaaagaagTATGTATACTTAATGTAAACctattgaaatataaataatatattattataaaataataataaaatattacgcttatcaaaatttaaattaatttattctaattaaattaatattagtgtaaattaaatattcacttaaagtaaactaagttaaaataaatttttattaaatttaatagtaatttaatcttattaaattaattaattaaatatttacattattGATAATCAGtatttaaaatgatatataaactattaaaaatttaaaaatgaattatcTAAGTTTTttgtgggtttttttttaaaaaattaatatattgaaaacacatcaacttaatgtcaactcaaaataaactatataaaaaaattaatgataagctaaatatagttttaaaattgacttgctttaattaaattaattacaaattatttatgctattaaaaataatttataaagtgacaaataaactaatagttgTAGGCACCTATTTTTCAGAcagataaaaagtgataagggactgaagtgtccaatgatgatttcaagAGAAATCTGTTCAGGTGACGTGTTATCAATTTACTTGCTGGAATCTAggcaggcgtaatctgtgcacagctgtaaacttggaggattaaaacgcaattaggcgtaaatagcctataaaaatacAAAGAGATTGTAACCTAAGTccaaaaattggactaattgcaatgtcttagaagtttattgGCTAATTTGTAAGTTTtatggactgaaattgaccatatTCAATCCCATAAGCTCCCAAGAgtcgtttttaatactttcgggcaccaaatAACACTTTTAGACATAATTTTcccttaattaattaattaatacgaatttaaaaagtaaaaatttaagataaatattttaacctaattttattCCTAATAATCTATCATTTAACACTCTTTGACTATTGTTGTATATAAAACTCTAACTaagagaatttaaaatcaaacctcTAGCTAACTCTAGGTCATCCCTAACCACTAAAAAATAGAATCCTTAATCTTGCTAAAGGTGGtacacaaaccctaaaaaaagatacaaaaaattCGGCCCCCGCTAGAATAGCATAGTCGAAATTTACACACACCACACACACAACTTTCCAGTCCTAAAAACACCTAAAACACgtgttgattctccaagaacgcagcaGCCGCATCAGATTCGAAACTGGAATCCGCATCCAATTCGTCAGCAAACGAGTTAAGGACTTAgaccggtaattctgaggaTCCTCTTATTTATCCCTTTGAATCGCCATGAATTGCATGCCATCATCATTATAATTGTTGTAATTGTGTGATTTAGGGAGTATGATAGTTTATTTGCCAATTTTAGCCATAAAATTGCCATGCTatacttaataatttaattgtcaaaattcCATAAAATCGATTAATAAGCATGTTAATGAATGATTTAATGtatttaaaaagttcaaatcaGGAAACTCAGTTAATTGTAGCTCTTAGGGTGCATGTTAGATGTGATTTTGAGCTTATTTGCCATGGAAAAATAATTTTCGTAGCTGCTGCcctcaaattattttttgtttaaattagctTTAAGCACTCTATAAATGCTATATTTGAATTCCTTGTTCAATGTTATGcgtttttgattaatttttcatgaaaaacggagttgaaacgagtgagaacgaagcgaAAAAAAAAGGAGCTCTGAACCTGCCGACAAAGCGGTGCAGCCGCCACTGCAACTGGCACCGCCGCCAGTTCAACCTTCCGGCGCCGCCACCTCCTCTCGGCTCCGTGTTCTTGAGGAATCTTGTTTCCAGATTGActcccagatcttccagacGACTCCCAGATCTTCATTTTAAGTTTTCGGGCTCGTTTGAGCTCTGAATTGGATTCTGTTTAGACCTAGATTTATTGTGTTTTATGTACTTTAAGTTTCTGCTTTATAGCGGGCCAAGCCCTATATAAACGGACTCAGAAATCCCAAAATATAACACAGTGTATATACCGGGCCCACGAGTctgaggcccagcaaaccagcaacttccagagcagATTCTGGATTAACCCGAACTCAAAATTGACTCCAGACTAGTAGAACCGGTttgacgagacgcacaactctcgtgatctgaccgaGAACCCGTTCCAACCAGAccaatggtcaaaacccgcgcgaatACGAGGCACttaaagtcaacgaggtttaaaagtatcgctaaccttatatgtataccaaactgcccctgagcatgcctGCAATGTTCACCGCTTCCCAGAAGCCCATCAAATTAACCGATTAAAGGATTAATCACATAAATTAGCTCATTAATGCAATTCTAGTCCATCACTTACACATCATAGGACTACCATGAAATGAgcagtaacggttgtataggtttttcaagatcacctaatagaattaataaaacatttacaTCCAGTTttggctttgtgcatgtaaaatatcctgaccagccagacttacgctatttgctagaaacttCTGaagttagatgtatgtttaggagtaccttctacttgcctcaaatgctagtccagatcgagtcatatgcgcgttaaacgtgtttactgctttcatacatgtttatttacagctttcatatcctgtgaactgcatatattgttgagatgagataaaaacaaatatgtccagtaaataaagccggtagCAGATAAGCCAAGAACAAGAGTCTCAGGGAGGGCCACGAACCCCAGTCTTTGATCCGATGCACGATgatcttaccggaggcgagtaaggttacctagtaggttaaaaggcatttcctagttaaactaggtgtcgactccatttttcaaaccatttcctgatagagaagtcagccataagccttagACGAGCGGCCCCTGAACCCTGCTCCACTCACAATAGTAATCTAAAATTAAACTATCTaaggttttattaaaatgaaccaaaaataaattcaaaataaacttaaaGTGAACTGAATttgaactcaatataaattcaaagtcaacttaatgtaaattcaATGTCAACACAATGTAaattcaatgtcaactcaagtaaatttaatgttaattcaatataaatttaatgtaatttaatatcaactgaatgttaacccaaaataaatattttggtaaattattataaatttaaatgaatttattttttattattatactaaaattatttttttataatttataccattataaataaactagtagtagattgaaagtaaattatttaatattttctgcAGTGATTCTTGTAAATTAAATGttaactcaatgtcaactcaacgtccACTCAATATCGACTCAATGTAATtttaatgtcaacttaatataaactaaatGTCAATCTGaagtaattatttttgtaaattattacaattttaaaattttaatttattttttattatgttagcaaaattactttttaaaaaaaattataccgtcaaaaataaactaatagtagaTTGAACATAAATTTTCAAGATATTTTAGAGTTATTGCGTTAACTTTATGTGAATTCAATGTCAACTAAATGTCGATTTAATGTCAATTGAATGTCaactcaaattttttatttagatgattataaatttaaaaataaattatattatttaaactaatttatttaaattttataatgcTAAAGAAACATATTAAATGTCaactcaaattttttatttagttgattataaatttgaaaataaattggattatttaaaataatttattaaaattttataatgctaaaaaaatagagaaaataataagaaaagtcataaaatgaattttattttcgCACAAtaccattttatcaaaaagtTTACGCACAAtaccattttatcaaaaagtTTACATTTAATGTCATAATAATCAGTTTTCTTTCACTAGCACCATCTCTTCCTTTTTAGAATATAGCTGACCATTACCCTTTCTTACCATTGGTTGTAAAGTTGTGACTTCTTACTCACCATTCAGTTTAGAATGGTGAGTTGCGCATTTGGTTGTAAAATTATCTTCAtgtccttcatttttattagGTCTGCTTCCtaagttttatataatttatttgaatattacATGAAGTAATGGAGATTCAAgtggaaattttattttgcttaaatttaaatatttattttattttactacttttttaattttttaattgaaatatttatagaGCAGATATAAACtccatttttaaagaaaattcaaaaaaagtaAAGACGAGGATTATTTAAGAAAGAGACAAAAAAAAAGTAGATGTTGTCAATGTAGTTTTAAAACTTCGGACTAAATATTACATGCAGCACCTAACACTTTTTAAATAAACAAGCTTAATTTAGAATACAATCAATAAAAGATATTTAtaagttttaaaacattaattatctatttatgaataaatatatttctttaaaataaactaaaagtagCGAAAAGGGTGATTACTTATAAAATGTACTAGAATTACTTTACGTATTACGCACGTAACCCGTAATATGATaagtattattacatatatctGATATATTtgtgatatatatttgatacatcgtTTCTACATATCCGacacatctccgatacatatttgatacatattcggCCGTTCAAACtcccttttctatttttttatcgatttaattaaatcaaccgactaattcaatcggtttttttttttaaagttttatatatttaatttatatttaaaaatataaatatgttactttgtttttttttttaaaatataattcagaTTTcgtgattaaaaaataaatacatctctgatacatatttgattacTAATTTATCTTTTCCAAAATTTTTTGATCGAGAAAGTGAATTATATGTAGTAAATTGGAGTTTAAATAACcgaattaattaaactttttaatttttatctttaatttttatcgatttaattgaatcaaccgactaattcgataggttcatttatatatttatacattttccgatacatattttatacatgatagaaatatttttaaaatgtactttatagataaatcatgatatatatttatacatgatagatacatcatAATGTATAATTATACAtggcataaaaattaaataatttataaaaattatattatttgtgtatttatgtatttatgtatttttttaaatttaataaatttaataaatttaagttt containing:
- the LOC126654674 gene encoding uncharacterized protein LOC126654674 isoform X2 produces the protein MIQMLRHACFQSLLGKLDLGKFSAEQEGIKVSPTELSQFIDFIKSNQLQMGSFVIGQCQYLVTSVHESWFSARCINTSNPSGEGAIVMQTAACLMVAQYDGSIAAASRAMVAVDQFAWHLSRRNL